Proteins encoded together in one Acanthochromis polyacanthus isolate Apoly-LR-REF ecotype Palm Island chromosome 12, KAUST_Apoly_ChrSc, whole genome shotgun sequence window:
- the si:dkeyp-84f3.5 gene encoding zinc finger protein 729 codes for MPSAHGQNHFIMEKQRSVNSVGSAQLGGEACTFICTECGDGFSQYSNVLAHMAIHGPLESFSFDGSSNGFEIPREYVLQENGTLTVVNGLAQSHSSVKPLSPGVLPSHFSSPVKPVSPTPKLQPSPYRDVFRPRPSDSNLDKSRQGHYRCEICNRSFNSLQSLHRHQQYRNTERGYKCTLCCKIFEDRQDLKKHLQDHVNERFHCCGQCGKRFLKVDALNAHQKENHPSTKATALGKSEVKQEKKQEKTYPCRKCKLNFFWMSDFQTHSLYHCKGKEPDAFIAPEIEIEVNTKNFDDIQLENCHSNGTSADIKNGDSKIFRDNSSEIDAEYSFTPYRCGLCGDRFQKLAALKEHHLTHQTQEEIDQLNQESQRTFKRRVPPKGKRKRASNPNGKLHPCKHCHRVFNHSSSLSRHMRYHKGTMHTCVFCGRHFPQRCDLRRHVVMYHKAELDKKPVLKHLYASSNGPLPRSLDDDKITGLVEENTKSSSDNEQVASPEQQAKEKQSGKAGRVNYKCQECGKRFGLLCVYQRHLRYHKKEPNKCPQCPAQFRTSSSLELHLQKHPTTGQEDNVGQASHGTDMSGDPALEKDNAEDIEDDYMDQTQHDKKNSSEVLYECTECTETFSCLEMFLQHQTSHGSENN; via the coding sequence ATGCCATCAGCACACGGACAAAACCATTTCATCATGGAAAAGCAGAGATCAGTGAACAGTGTTGGTTCAGCACAGTTGGGTGGAGAAGCATGCACCTTCATCTGCACTGAGTGTGGTGATGGGTTCAGTCAGTACTCTAATGTGTTGGCCCACATGGCCATTCATGGACCTTTGGAATCGTTTTCCTTTGATGGCTCATCCAATGGATTTGAAATCCCTCGAGAATATGTGCTACAAGAAAATGGCACACTGACAGTTGTAAATGGTTTAGCGCAGTCTCATTCTTCTGTGAAACCATTATCTCCTGGAGTGTTGCCGTCACATTTTTCATCACCAGTCAAACCAGTATCTCCAACTCCAAAGCTGCAGCCTTCTCCTTACAGAGATGTGTTCAGGCCAAGGCCATCAGACTCAAACTTGGACAAGTCTCGCCAGGGCCATTAccgttgtgaaatatgcaacaGATCCTTCAACAGTCTGCAGAGTTTACATCGTCACCAGCAGTATCGAAACACAGAGCGAGGTTACAAGTGCACTTTGTGCTGTAAGATCTTTGAGGATAGACAGGACCTTAAGAAACACCTCCAAGACCATGTCAATGAAAGATTTCACTGCTGTGGTCAGTGTGGTAAACGATTCCTGAAAGTGGATGCACTGAATGCTcatcaaaaagaaaatcacCCCTCGACCAAGGCTACAGCTTTGGGTAAATCAGAGGTTaagcaggaaaaaaagcaggagaaaacataTCCTTGTAGGAAATgcaaattgaattttttttggatgtcagATTTCCAGACACATTCACTGTATCATTGCAAGGGAAAAGAGCCCGATGCTTTCATTGCACCTGAAATAGAAATTGAAGTGAATACTAAGAACTTTGATGACATTCAACTTGAAAACTGCCACAGCAATGGAACATCTGCTGATATTAAGAATGGGGACAGCAAAATCTTTAGGGACAATAGCAGTGAGATTGATGCTGAATACTCTTTCACACCATACAGATGTGGTTTGTGTGGAGATCGTTTCCAAAAGTTGGCAGCTCTAAAGGAGCATCATCTCACACATCAGACTCAGGAGGAAATAGATCAGCTGAATCAAGAATCCCAAAGAACTTTTAAGCGAAGGGTGCCACCAAAAGGCAAGCGTAAAAGAGCCAGTAATCCAAATGGAAAGCTGCATCCCTGCAAACACTGCCATCGTGTCTTCAATCATTCTAGTAGTTTATCTCGGCATATGAGATACCATAAAGGCACAATGCAcacctgtgtgttttgtggtagACATTTTCCTCAGCGCTGTGATTTGAGAAGGCATGTAGTCATGTACCACAAAGCTGAACTGGACAAGAAACCAGTTTTGAAGCACTTATATGCATCTTCAAATGGGCCTCTTCCTAGATCTCTTGATGATGATAAAATCACAGGTCTTGTTGAGGAGAACACCAAAAGCTCCTCTGACAACGAGCAAGTAGCGTCACCAGAACAGCAAGCAAAAGAGAAGCAATCAGGAAAAGCAGGTCGAGTTAACTACAAGTGTCAGGAGTGCGGAAAGAGATTTGGGTTGTTATGTGTGTACCAACGGCACTTGCGCTATCACAAAAAGGAACCCAACAAGTGTCCTCAGTGTCCAGCTCAGTTTAGGACTTCCTCGTCCCTTGAGCTTCATCTTCAAAAGCACCCAACCACGGGACAAGAAGATAATGTTGGTCAGGCATCTCATGGCACTGATATGAGTGGGGACCCTGCCTTGGAAAAGGATAATGCAGAGGACATAGAGGATGACTATATGGACCAAactcaacatgacaaaaaaaattcctcagAGGTTCTTTACGAATGCACCGAGTGCACTGAGACATTTTCGTGCTTGGAGATGTTTCTTCAACACCAGACTTCTCATGGCTCAGAAAACAATTAA